One Nicotiana tomentosiformis chromosome 4, ASM39032v3, whole genome shotgun sequence genomic window carries:
- the LOC138909825 gene encoding uncharacterized protein, giving the protein MADLIELIMVDFDVIMGMDWPYSCFAKLDCQTRIVRFEFPNEPVIEWKGDDVVLKGRFISYLKATKMINKGCIYHLVRVTDTDVEAPMLEFVPVVNEFPGVFPDELLGIPPDREIDFGIDVMPDTHPISIPPYRMAPAELKVLKEQLRDLLEKGFYPAKCVALGRTGPFCKKERWVTKNVY; this is encoded by the coding sequence atggccgatcttattgaattgataatggtcgattttgatgtgataatggggatggattggccttattcatgttttgccaagcttgattgccaaaCCAGAattgttaggttcgaatttccaaatgagccagttattgagtggaagggtgatgatgtagtgctgaagggtaggtttatttcttaccttaaggccacgaaaatgattaataagggatgtatttaccatttggtccgagttacggacactgATGTTGAGGCACCTATGCTTGAGTTCGTGCccgttgtgaatgaatttccgggagtctttccggatgaactcctagggatcccaccagacagggagattgattttgggattgatgtgatgccagacacgcatcctatatctattccaccctacagaatggcacctgCAGAATTGAAGgtgctaaaggaacaattgagagatttgttagaaaaagggttttatccggccaagtgtgtcgccttggggcgcaccggtcctttttgtaagaaagaaagatgggtcactaagaatgtgtattga